In Bacillota bacterium, the following are encoded in one genomic region:
- the hemB gene encoding porphobilinogen synthase: protein MATSRQAQVAAFPAVRMRRLRENPVIREMVRETRLSPRELIQPFFVREGKGEREPVPAMPGVERLSIDQLLVEARRSYEAGVPAVLLFGIPGVKDETGSGAYAREGIVQRAVRELKSALPELVVITDVCLCEYTSHGHCGLIINGRVANDPTLELLAETAVSHAEAGADIVAPSDMMDGRIAAIRHALDEAGYTETLVLSYAAKFASTFYGPFREAAGSAPAFGDRRSYQMDPADGDQALREVALDVEEGADMIMVKPALPYLDVIRRVRERFLLPLVAYQVSGEYAMIRFAAQAGALDEEAAVLESLTAIRRAGAQMIITYFATDVARRLGA, encoded by the coding sequence ATGGCGACGAGTCGACAGGCCCAGGTGGCCGCCTTTCCCGCGGTGCGCATGCGCAGGTTGCGCGAGAACCCGGTGATCCGGGAGATGGTGCGCGAGACGCGCCTCTCGCCGCGGGAGTTGATCCAGCCCTTCTTCGTCCGGGAGGGGAAGGGCGAGCGGGAACCGGTCCCGGCCATGCCGGGGGTGGAGCGGCTGAGCATCGACCAGCTGCTGGTGGAGGCGCGGCGGAGCTACGAGGCGGGCGTGCCGGCCGTCCTCCTCTTCGGCATCCCCGGGGTCAAGGACGAGACGGGCTCGGGGGCCTACGCCCGGGAGGGGATCGTGCAGCGCGCCGTGCGCGAGCTGAAGTCGGCGCTGCCCGAGCTGGTGGTGATCACCGACGTCTGCCTCTGCGAGTACACCTCGCACGGGCACTGCGGGCTGATCATCAACGGGCGCGTGGCCAACGACCCGACGCTGGAGCTGCTGGCCGAGACCGCCGTCTCCCACGCCGAGGCCGGCGCCGACATCGTGGCGCCCTCGGACATGATGGACGGCCGCATCGCCGCCATCCGGCACGCGCTGGACGAGGCCGGGTACACGGAGACGCTGGTCCTCTCCTACGCGGCCAAGTTCGCCAGCACCTTCTACGGGCCGTTCCGCGAGGCCGCCGGCTCGGCGCCCGCCTTCGGCGACCGGCGGAGCTACCAGATGGACCCGGCCGACGGCGACCAGGCGCTCCGCGAGGTGGCGCTGGACGTGGAGGAGGGCGCGGACATGATCATGGTCAAGCCGGCGCTCCCCTACCTGGACGTGATCCGCCGCGTGCGGGAGCGCTTCCTCCTGCCGCTGGTCGCCTACCAGGTCTCCGGCGAGTACGCCATGATCCGCTTCGCGGCGCAGGCGGGCGCGCTGGACGAGGAGGCGGCCGTCCTGGAGTCGCTCACCGCCATCCGGCGCGCCGGGGCGCAGATGATCATCACCTACTTCGCCACCGACGTGGCCAGGCGCCTGGGCGCCTGA
- a CDS encoding glycosyltransferase family 9 protein encodes MGTILVPVLCPLGDTLFATPALRALRRRFPGAQVTVLAWSSNAELLAGNPAVDRLWEAEGPIELPRWLVTCQEARFDLAVGLSNVGSWLAAFSGARWRTGFASQSLGLLYNVPVPDRRDLHAVDYALRVAAALGAEPPRDPAPEVYPSPAERRWARRFERRFRLPGRPLVAIHPGGRFFPQKRWPATYFARLASELERRRGARLLVVGGPDDAEAGEAILDALAERGNGRNLAGRIGLRRTAALLARADLFVGNDSAPLHLAWAMGTPTLALFGPTDPRNFAPRGERHRLLQVPMSCGPCVHWMGGTLEYLAARRYQEDAPAECMLRLTPERVLAEAERQLDRWGRRG; translated from the coding sequence GTGGGGACCATCCTGGTGCCGGTCCTCTGCCCGCTGGGCGACACGCTCTTCGCCACGCCGGCTCTCCGCGCCCTTCGCCGGCGTTTCCCCGGCGCGCAGGTGACCGTCCTCGCCTGGTCGTCCAATGCCGAACTGCTGGCCGGGAACCCGGCCGTCGACCGCCTCTGGGAGGCGGAGGGCCCGATCGAGCTGCCCCGCTGGCTGGTCACCTGCCAGGAGGCCCGCTTCGACCTGGCGGTCGGCCTCTCCAACGTGGGCAGCTGGCTCGCCGCCTTCAGCGGGGCCCGCTGGCGGACGGGCTTCGCCTCGCAGAGCCTGGGGCTCCTGTACAACGTCCCGGTGCCCGACCGGCGCGACCTCCACGCCGTCGACTACGCGCTCCGCGTGGCGGCCGCCCTGGGTGCCGAGCCGCCGAGGGATCCGGCGCCCGAGGTCTACCCGTCGCCCGCCGAGCGGCGCTGGGCACGGCGGTTCGAGCGCCGCTTCCGCCTGCCGGGCCGTCCCCTGGTGGCGATCCACCCGGGGGGACGCTTCTTTCCGCAGAAGAGGTGGCCGGCCACCTACTTCGCCCGCCTGGCCTCCGAGCTGGAGAGGCGACGGGGGGCGCGCCTGCTGGTGGTGGGCGGCCCCGACGACGCCGAGGCCGGCGAAGCCATCCTGGACGCCCTTGCCGAACGCGGGAACGGCAGGAACCTGGCCGGCCGGATCGGGCTCCGGCGGACGGCCGCCCTGCTGGCCCGTGCCGACCTCTTCGTGGGCAACGACTCGGCCCCGCTCCACCTGGCCTGGGCGATGGGGACGCCCACGCTCGCGCTCTTCGGCCCCACCGACCCGCGCAACTTCGCGCCGCGCGGGGAGCGCCACCGGCTGCTGCAGGTGCCGATGAGCTGCGGCCCCTGCGTCCACTGGATGGGCGGTACCCTGGAGTACCTGGCGGCGCGCCGCTACCAGGAAGATGCGCCGGCGGAGTGCATGCTCCGCCTCACCCCGGAGAGGGTGCTGGCGGAGGCGGAGCGGCAGCTGGACCGCTGGGGGCGGAGAGGATGA
- a CDS encoding PfkB family carbohydrate kinase, which yields MSKTERLEEALRAWRGCRVAVLGDLIADHYVAGEVRRISREAPVMIVEEQQEWYQPGGAANAAQGARALGASVTVLGMVGADEAGRRLLDGLASQGIDTHSILVESDRPTAVKTRFLAGGPQALRQQVLRVDRTPPIPPEEVIHPLIERLERLLEGMDAVLLSDYGHGLLTPALIERVREVSRRRQIPVTVDSRYRLGEFRGLTAATPNLPEAEAILGRPLPEQAAVEEAGRSLRRALDLETLLITQGDRGMTVFTPAAVRHIPALEVAEVFDVTGAGDTVIATFTLGLAAGLDPLEAAEVANVAAGLVVRKLGAATVGPDELREGWRAWLTPTGSGVLRS from the coding sequence TTGTCGAAGACGGAACGCCTGGAAGAAGCGCTCCGCGCCTGGCGCGGCTGCCGGGTGGCGGTGCTGGGCGACCTGATCGCCGACCACTACGTCGCCGGCGAGGTCCGCCGCATCTCCCGCGAGGCGCCGGTGATGATCGTCGAGGAGCAGCAGGAATGGTACCAGCCGGGCGGGGCGGCCAACGCCGCCCAGGGCGCCCGTGCGCTGGGCGCCTCGGTCACCGTGCTGGGCATGGTGGGCGCCGACGAGGCCGGCCGCCGGCTGCTGGACGGCCTGGCCAGCCAGGGCATCGACACCCATTCCATCCTGGTCGAGAGCGACCGCCCCACGGCGGTGAAGACCCGGTTCCTGGCGGGGGGCCCGCAGGCGCTCCGCCAGCAGGTGCTGCGCGTCGACCGGACGCCCCCCATCCCCCCCGAGGAGGTCATCCACCCGCTGATCGAGCGGCTGGAGCGCCTTCTGGAGGGGATGGACGCCGTCCTCCTCTCCGACTATGGGCACGGGCTCCTGACGCCCGCCCTGATCGAGCGCGTGCGGGAGGTGAGCCGGCGGCGGCAGATCCCGGTCACCGTCGACTCCCGCTACCGGCTGGGCGAGTTCCGCGGGCTGACGGCGGCCACGCCCAACCTGCCGGAGGCGGAGGCGATCCTGGGGCGACCGCTGCCCGAACAGGCGGCGGTGGAGGAGGCGGGACGCTCCCTCCGCCGGGCGCTCGATCTGGAGACGCTGCTCATCACCCAGGGGGACCGGGGCATGACGGTCTTCACGCCCGCCGCGGTCCGCCACATCCCCGCCCTGGAGGTGGCCGAGGTCTTCGACGTCACAGGGGCGGGCGACACGGTGATCGCCACCTTCACGCTGGGCCTGGCGGCCGGGCTCGACCCGCTGGAGGCGGCCGAGGTGGCCAACGTGGCCGCCGGCCTGGTGGTGCGGAAGCTGGGCGCGGCCACGGTCGGCCCCGACGAGCTGCGGGAGGGATGGCGCGCATGGCTGACGCCGACGGGGAGCGGCGTCCTCCGGAGTTGA
- the hemC gene encoding hydroxymethylbilane synthase has protein sequence MKIRIGTRGSRLALSQAASVRQALLALLPEEDEVELVPIVTKGDRRQDVSLARLRGRGVFVKEVEQALLEGRVQMAVHSAKDLTSRTPEGLRLGAFPPRQDPRDALLRPRGRPPARLEELPRGARVATGSIRRQAQLRFLRPDLELVDLRGNVETRLKRLDAGEFDALVLAVAGLARLGVADRAWTVLEPDVLLPAVGQGALAVEIRDEPGPVAEWAGRLDDPETAVCVGVEREFLATFGGGCEVPLAALARLSPGGSHVSLVARALDPAGGSQLEERATAPREEWRGLGRQVAERLIGRGALELVGRRDRRA, from the coding sequence ATGAAGATCCGGATCGGGACGCGGGGTTCGCGCCTGGCGCTCTCCCAGGCCGCCTCCGTGCGGCAGGCGCTCCTGGCCCTGCTCCCGGAGGAGGACGAGGTCGAGCTGGTGCCCATCGTCACCAAGGGCGACCGGCGGCAGGACGTCTCCCTCGCCCGCCTGCGCGGGCGCGGCGTCTTCGTCAAGGAAGTGGAGCAGGCGCTCCTGGAGGGGCGCGTCCAGATGGCGGTCCACAGCGCCAAAGACCTCACCTCCCGGACCCCGGAGGGCCTCCGCCTGGGCGCCTTCCCGCCCCGCCAGGATCCGCGCGACGCGCTGCTGAGGCCGCGGGGGCGGCCCCCGGCCCGCCTGGAGGAGCTCCCCCGCGGGGCCCGCGTGGCCACGGGGAGCATCCGGCGCCAGGCGCAGCTCCGCTTCCTGCGGCCCGACCTGGAGCTGGTCGACCTGCGCGGCAACGTGGAGACACGGCTGAAGCGCCTGGACGCGGGGGAGTTCGACGCCCTCGTCCTGGCGGTGGCCGGGCTGGCGCGGCTGGGCGTGGCCGACCGGGCCTGGACGGTGCTGGAGCCGGATGTGCTGTTGCCCGCGGTGGGTCAGGGGGCGCTGGCGGTGGAGATCCGGGACGAACCGGGTCCCGTCGCCGAGTGGGCGGGTCGCCTGGACGACCCGGAGACCGCCGTCTGCGTCGGCGTCGAACGCGAGTTCCTGGCTACTTTCGGCGGCGGCTGCGAGGTGCCGCTGGCGGCGCTCGCGCGGCTCTCCCCGGGGGGCAGCCATGTCTCCCTGGTCGCCCGGGCGCTCGACCCGGCGGGAGGAAGCCAGCTGGAGGAGCGGGCGACCGCGCCCCGCGAGGAGTGGCGGGGGCTGGGGCGGCAGGTGGCCGAGCGCCTGATCGGGCGGGGCGCGCTGGAGCTGGTGGGGCGCCGTGACCGGCGAGCCTGA
- a CDS encoding glycosyltransferase: protein MSGMRVAMFTDSYTPYVSGVVRSILLLKRELERMGHEVTVFAPDYPGVSPEEDRAQRVIRLPSLPAPTQPDFHVAIPWAPGIMRRMRRLELEVVHSHTPFVMGGVAAAAARRFRLPLVFTYHTRYDLYTHYAPIDVPLTRRVVAEWATFYANSADQVIAPSPSLARWLAEQGVGSPVRTIPSGIDLEALRAGDPEWLPGRIGIAPGTPIVLYAGRLGAEKNLDLLFRAFAGLAEVRPQAHLALAGDGTERRRLERWAEQPPLAGRVHFLGTLPPEELRHAYHGATCFAFPSLTETQGLVLAEAMGAGLPPVAVDAPASRDTIRDGVDGLLVPASEEAMKAALLRLLDDPRLRALLASEARARAERFSIRRTASLVLATYEAALAAVLKP, encoded by the coding sequence ATGAGCGGCATGCGCGTGGCCATGTTCACGGACAGCTACACGCCGTACGTGAGCGGTGTGGTCCGCTCCATCCTGCTGCTCAAGCGCGAGCTGGAACGGATGGGCCACGAGGTGACGGTCTTCGCCCCCGACTATCCCGGCGTCTCGCCGGAGGAAGACCGCGCCCAGCGGGTGATCCGCCTCCCCTCGCTGCCCGCCCCGACCCAGCCGGACTTCCACGTGGCCATCCCCTGGGCGCCCGGCATCATGCGCCGCATGCGCCGGCTGGAGCTGGAGGTGGTCCACAGCCACACCCCCTTCGTCATGGGGGGCGTGGCCGCAGCGGCGGCGCGACGCTTCCGCCTGCCGCTGGTCTTCACGTACCACACGCGCTACGACCTCTACACGCACTACGCGCCCATCGACGTCCCGCTCACCCGCCGGGTGGTGGCCGAGTGGGCCACCTTCTACGCCAACTCGGCCGACCAGGTGATCGCGCCCTCCCCCTCGCTGGCCCGCTGGCTGGCCGAGCAGGGGGTGGGATCGCCGGTCCGCACCATCCCCAGCGGCATCGACCTGGAGGCGCTCCGCGCGGGCGATCCGGAATGGCTTCCCGGGCGGATCGGCATCGCCCCGGGCACGCCCATCGTCCTCTACGCGGGGCGACTGGGGGCGGAGAAGAACCTCGACCTTCTCTTCCGCGCCTTCGCCGGCCTGGCGGAGGTGCGGCCGCAGGCGCACCTGGCCCTGGCGGGCGACGGCACCGAGCGCCGGCGCTTGGAGCGGTGGGCGGAGCAGCCCCCGCTGGCGGGGCGGGTCCACTTCCTCGGGACGCTGCCGCCGGAGGAGCTGCGCCACGCCTACCACGGCGCCACCTGTTTCGCCTTTCCCTCCCTCACGGAGACGCAGGGGCTGGTGCTGGCCGAGGCCATGGGCGCCGGGCTCCCGCCCGTGGCGGTGGACGCGCCGGCCAGCCGGGACACCATCCGGGACGGCGTCGACGGCCTGCTGGTGCCTGCGTCGGAGGAAGCGATGAAGGCGGCGCTGCTGCGCCTCCTCGACGATCCGCGGCTCCGCGCCCTCCTGGCCAGCGAGGCGCGCGCCCGCGCCGAACGCTTCTCCATCCGCCGGACGGCCTCGCTGGTCCTGGCCACCTACGAGGCAGCCCTGGCCGCCGTGCTCAAGCCGTGA
- a CDS encoding lysylphosphatidylglycerol synthase transmembrane domain-containing protein: MSARALRRGLLLSLGLSIAGVVLLLVVGGGRRALEALFYVEPAWYLAAVALIFLAWGLRTWRITVLARALGHPMPVGRSWTFYLASVFVSHVTPSSSGGLPALLALIIRDGMPAGRASALVFLESTLTALVFAVAAPLLILVGPVAHLAPDLRAGLETLVTAFIGVALLLLALLLWPAALGGAFLRLVVNRPLLRLLGRERGARWNRGVRREVRRFTVAMRWMLVRRWPALLVTVLLSLLYWAVYLAILPALMAGLGVRFTWYAPLAVQLLFNLVQPAIPTPGGSGGAEILFAYLLRGLVPAELVSPLVLLWRSVTFYLSVAVGGGAAILTLRPFFSGRRLAGHRVR, from the coding sequence GTGAGCGCCCGCGCCCTGCGCCGCGGCCTTCTCCTCTCCCTCGGCCTCAGCATCGCCGGGGTGGTGCTCCTCCTCGTGGTGGGTGGCGGCCGGCGGGCGCTGGAAGCGCTCTTCTACGTGGAGCCGGCCTGGTACCTGGCGGCCGTGGCGCTCATCTTCCTCGCCTGGGGGCTCCGCACCTGGCGGATCACCGTCCTGGCCCGGGCGCTGGGCCATCCCATGCCGGTCGGTCGCTCATGGACCTTCTACCTGGCGAGCGTCTTCGTCTCCCACGTCACCCCCAGCAGCTCGGGCGGGCTGCCGGCCCTCCTGGCGCTGATCATCCGGGACGGGATGCCGGCCGGCCGCGCCTCCGCCCTGGTCTTCCTGGAGTCGACGCTGACCGCGCTCGTCTTCGCGGTGGCCGCGCCGCTCCTGATCCTGGTCGGCCCCGTGGCGCACCTCGCCCCCGACCTGCGCGCCGGCCTGGAGACGCTGGTCACCGCCTTCATCGGCGTGGCGCTGCTGCTCCTCGCCCTCCTCCTCTGGCCCGCGGCCCTGGGCGGCGCCTTCCTCCGGCTGGTCGTCAACCGGCCGCTCCTCCGCCTCCTGGGGCGCGAGCGGGGCGCCCGCTGGAACCGGGGGGTGCGCCGGGAGGTCCGGCGCTTCACCGTGGCCATGCGCTGGATGCTCGTGCGCCGCTGGCCGGCCCTCCTGGTCACGGTCCTGCTCAGCCTGCTCTACTGGGCGGTCTACCTGGCCATCCTTCCGGCGCTGATGGCAGGGCTGGGTGTAAGATTCACCTGGTATGCGCCCTTGGCGGTCCAGCTCCTGTTCAACCTGGTCCAGCCCGCGATTCCGACGCCGGGAGGAAGTGGTGGCGCGGAGATCCTCTTCGCCTACCTCCTCCGGGGGCTGGTTCCGGCGGAGCTGGTCAGCCCGCTGGTGCTCCTCTGGCGATCGGTCACCTTTTACCTGAGCGTGGCGGTGGGCGGCGGCGCAGCCATCCTGACGCTGCGGCCGTTCTTCTCGGGGCGCCGGCTGGCCGGCCACCGGGTGCGCTGA
- a CDS encoding uroporphyrinogen-III synthase, whose protein sequence is MTGEPEGSGARAAAPARRVALVALEDDRRLARLVEARGGEAVVLPLLRVELAPAGSAEAMEAALERLRPGDWVALTSARTLRALAELGGRLGWKGLDEAFRGRALRVAAVGGATARAAEEAGLPVELRGGGGDLELAERLAAAGARRVLLPRSGAAGEGFPQRLRELGVEPLAVTVYENVLAGERLPEAATLLRERRPEAALLTSGSTALALAEALRAARLAPPPVGVIGASTRRAAEEAGLPVAFMAARPSLEELVEALDRFLAGRE, encoded by the coding sequence GTGACCGGCGAGCCTGAGGGGAGCGGGGCGCGGGCGGCGGCGCCTGCGCGCCGGGTGGCGCTGGTGGCGCTGGAGGACGACCGCCGGCTCGCCCGGCTCGTGGAGGCGCGCGGCGGCGAGGCGGTGGTGCTCCCCCTCCTGCGCGTCGAGCTGGCGCCGGCCGGGTCGGCGGAGGCGATGGAGGCGGCGCTGGAACGGCTCCGTCCCGGCGACTGGGTCGCCCTGACCAGCGCCCGCACCCTCCGCGCGCTGGCCGAGCTGGGCGGCCGCCTGGGGTGGAAGGGTCTGGACGAAGCCTTCCGCGGGCGCGCCCTCCGCGTGGCCGCGGTCGGTGGGGCGACGGCGCGGGCGGCGGAGGAGGCGGGTCTCCCGGTGGAGCTGCGGGGGGGCGGCGGCGACCTGGAGCTGGCGGAGAGGCTGGCGGCCGCGGGTGCCCGGCGGGTCCTGCTTCCCCGCTCCGGGGCGGCGGGCGAGGGCTTCCCCCAGAGGCTCCGCGAGCTGGGCGTCGAGCCCCTGGCGGTGACGGTCTACGAGAACGTCCTGGCGGGGGAGAGGCTGCCCGAGGCGGCGACGCTTCTGCGGGAGCGGCGGCCGGAGGCGGCCCTTCTGACCAGCGGCTCCACCGCGCTGGCGCTGGCCGAGGCGCTGCGGGCGGCCCGCCTGGCGCCGCCGCCGGTCGGGGTGATCGGCGCGTCGACGCGGCGCGCGGCCGAGGAGGCGGGGCTGCCGGTCGCCTTCATGGCCGCGCGCCCGTCGCTGGAGGAGCTGGTGGAGGCACTGGACCGCTTCCTGGCGGGGCGCGAGTGA
- the hemA gene encoding glutamyl-tRNA reductase produces MSVIVVGLNHKTAKLALRERASWPEGEIPSALRRLVTLPGVQEAAILATCNRVEVYAAVESPARDAQRIREWWGEGRGLGPHLEESGYLYVDGEAAGHLFAVAAGLDSLVLGETQILGQVRHAYRVAQLAGTLGKNLYELFDRALTAAKRVHTETALSRRPASVPHAAVELIRRIFPDLERRSVLVVGAGRTAALAARQLAAGHPGRWVIANRTRAHALPLAEELGAELAGLEALESLLGEVDVVLTATSSPHLLVTREMVARATERREHPLFLVDIAVPRNVDPQVRSLEGVYLYVIDDLQVLVARELEAKAREAARARAILGEEVDAFREWQASQSVIPLVRALVEKAEEIRRAEMEKTLHRLPGLGERERQALDQLTASIVHKLLHDPIEQLKEGALRPEGGDLAEIFGRLFRLAPEPQAGGPGAEAGSAREPAAAASGGTALRGVERRAP; encoded by the coding sequence ATGTCCGTCATCGTCGTGGGTCTCAACCACAAGACGGCCAAGTTGGCGCTGAGGGAGCGCGCCTCCTGGCCGGAGGGCGAGATCCCCTCCGCCTTGCGCAGGCTGGTGACCCTCCCAGGGGTCCAGGAGGCGGCCATCCTGGCGACCTGCAACCGCGTCGAGGTCTACGCCGCCGTGGAGAGCCCGGCGCGCGACGCGCAGCGGATCCGGGAGTGGTGGGGCGAAGGCAGGGGGCTCGGCCCCCATCTGGAAGAGTCGGGATACCTTTACGTCGACGGCGAGGCCGCCGGCCACCTCTTCGCCGTGGCCGCCGGCCTCGACTCGCTCGTGCTCGGCGAGACGCAGATCCTGGGCCAGGTCCGCCATGCCTACCGGGTGGCCCAGCTGGCCGGGACGCTGGGGAAGAACCTGTACGAGCTCTTCGACCGTGCGCTGACGGCCGCCAAGCGCGTCCACACCGAGACCGCGCTCAGCCGGAGGCCGGCCAGCGTCCCCCACGCGGCGGTCGAGCTGATCCGGCGCATCTTCCCCGACCTGGAGCGGCGGTCGGTCCTGGTGGTGGGCGCGGGTCGGACGGCGGCGCTGGCGGCACGGCAGCTGGCAGCCGGCCACCCGGGGCGCTGGGTGATCGCCAACCGGACCCGGGCCCACGCGCTTCCGCTGGCGGAGGAGCTGGGCGCGGAGCTGGCCGGGCTGGAGGCCCTGGAGTCGCTCCTGGGCGAGGTGGACGTCGTCCTCACCGCCACCAGCTCGCCGCACCTGCTGGTCACCCGGGAGATGGTGGCGCGGGCGACGGAGAGGCGGGAGCACCCCCTCTTCCTGGTGGACATCGCGGTGCCGCGGAACGTCGACCCCCAGGTCCGCTCGCTCGAAGGGGTCTACCTCTACGTGATCGACGACCTCCAGGTGCTGGTGGCCCGGGAGCTGGAGGCCAAGGCGAGGGAGGCCGCCCGCGCCCGGGCCATCCTGGGCGAAGAGGTGGACGCCTTCCGGGAGTGGCAGGCGTCGCAGAGCGTGATCCCCCTGGTTCGCGCCCTGGTGGAGAAGGCGGAGGAGATCCGCAGGGCGGAGATGGAGAAGACGCTCCACCGGCTGCCCGGCCTGGGGGAGAGGGAGCGCCAGGCGCTGGACCAGCTGACGGCCAGCATCGTCCACAAGCTTCTGCACGACCCCATCGAGCAGCTGAAGGAAGGGGCGTTGCGCCCCGAGGGCGGCGATCTGGCGGAGATCTTCGGGAGGCTCTTCCGCCTGGCGCCGGAGCCGCAGGCCGGCGGGCCCGGGGCGGAGGCGGGAAGCGCGCGGGAGCCGGCGGCGGCCGCCTCCGGCGGGACCGCCCTCCGCGGCGTGGAGCGCCGGGCCCCATGA
- a CDS encoding class I SAM-dependent methyltransferase produces the protein MRPDGSARPGKQAYVESIFDRIAPHYDRMNRLMTMGVWSYWQRSFRRLAGIRPGDRVLDVGCGTAELSFLAAREAGPGGRVTGVDIAEGMLQICRQKLLDHPMADRLEFLRADAQALPFPDASFDVVVSGFMLRNVASLDRALVEMVRVLRPGGRLAVMELTHPPSRWVAAPYLAYFRHVVPWLGRWAAREGDPLPPYAWLPESLREIPSAPELAQRMERAGLNRVAYRYLTAGIVAIHTGLKPGRSER, from the coding sequence TTGAGACCGGACGGGTCCGCTCGGCCGGGCAAGCAGGCATACGTCGAGAGCATCTTTGACCGGATCGCCCCGCACTACGACCGGATGAACCGGCTGATGACCATGGGCGTCTGGAGCTACTGGCAGAGGAGCTTTCGCCGCCTCGCCGGAATCCGCCCGGGGGACCGCGTCCTGGACGTGGGATGCGGCACCGCCGAGCTCTCCTTCCTGGCGGCCCGGGAGGCGGGGCCTGGGGGGCGCGTCACCGGCGTCGATATCGCCGAGGGGATGCTGCAGATCTGCCGGCAGAAGCTGCTCGACCACCCCATGGCCGACCGGCTGGAGTTCCTGCGCGCCGACGCCCAGGCGCTCCCCTTCCCCGACGCCAGCTTCGACGTGGTCGTCTCCGGCTTCATGCTGCGAAACGTCGCCTCCCTGGACCGCGCCCTGGTGGAGATGGTCCGCGTGCTCCGACCCGGGGGTCGCCTCGCCGTCATGGAGCTGACCCACCCGCCTTCGCGCTGGGTGGCCGCCCCCTACCTGGCCTACTTCCGCCATGTGGTCCCCTGGCTCGGACGCTGGGCGGCTCGCGAGGGCGACCCGCTCCCTCCGTACGCCTGGCTGCCGGAGTCGCTCAGGGAGATCCCGTCCGCCCCGGAGCTGGCGCAGCGGATGGAGCGGGCCGGTCTCAACCGGGTCGCCTACCGCTACCTGACCGCCGGCATCGTGGCCATCCACACCGGCCTCAAACCCGGCCGCAGCGAGCGATAG